The proteins below are encoded in one region of Oreochromis niloticus isolate F11D_XX linkage group LG6, O_niloticus_UMD_NMBU, whole genome shotgun sequence:
- the evpla gene encoding envoplakin a encodes MSLFKKKESSKDTKNGTLKVSGKISKSQANDLALLIAQMQKDADQVEKDVLRAEELLAVDFENDKKELPYQHQNEISDKLGEAEGLLEKLFIDVDKAKKLKHPQATDIESDVHHLHERWLKDCTVYRDIYEQIDDVSRMPLIDWGPVLSEKQKLVDVEQFGPSMADLEKQIAAHNIIHKEIEAYNTQLCLASAGSKEKYDALKKQYNNLSDNSKWRRHYLNSLYEYMQGCNKELNFLAEEQNKIKKQDWSDHMVDPPDVRRQYENFKNNSLLSHEAEVNKLQDEGERLVELKHPASNTIQAQRDDVRNEWQKFLNLCICQETHLDSVEDFKRYQYDSEQLSESLTKLNGTLDPKTLSKKSKTEKLLQLEAEEKDVQKCEQLLADLRKRSTTIAPLKLRRTTPSRAITVESLCDWETDTDSLQRGDKFTLKSNSDTENWNVISTDGKTKKFPGVCFQIPPPDSEAIDKVDLLGQELADIKKRRAALADSLKNNKSEISRAQQLAPVSAAPMDPKVTALSQQLDKLDNDLAKAEESMLSRLRAPLSRSDPAGDLAKRMKEQEQTAQTLQALQQQQQAAQAGMQPLLSKDPNSTSSGLPLKLSAASNKSDNLAALADLYNKKANASLNLEKQIKKVDGLVSGFEKRLSEDGPIPDGPKAIQTRAEEIHSQQKSVAAAQSDMKKLSKDLETTEQLCSSLQQGYQEYCPDIQRQKTEVKQLQARYTNVANQLKDRESTLLETAGKNQEFQSTCKSLNSFLDNLPTNKISPNDDLSQIAAKKSSQERVMDDLKRKEGDMEKVTSLSQDLQDLLSEYETNVDKYNSTLEDAGATVPKKPRMPALSEAIQKEEKSLVNRYAETKAENAQRQKQMGLAENLISRNEETVQAVAQQQVRSERSAFELDGLVKELEEEKERRNHVETNLRTFKDRFLSLKSRRGVERVEEKEVLKYYRDPKVEGDLRDLQQRLHEEILKRTTIQTEVEVTNKKVTTLAETVKSAPPKLVTREVTEFEKDPQLDIEAAKLRDQIARMREEIRVRDGEHIQMKTEVTILQQKRPTIKERVVKKEVVKVEKDPEMLRAVRTFETEISDESKRTKLLHDEIFQTRSQINALERLIPNIEPKIITKEVKKIEQDKDLINESQNIRTNLEEERIENNSLTKELTVLHNRYREVHEWKPRVEVKEIVNEIYRIDPNTEVEIMRLRKEIQDCSKQRSDLERELTKVTTELNIIRSEKPRIETKEVFQEVVKEERSPENEREIQRLNDQVHNLHSNYDSLQDQLRMLRKERDEWKAEKSKVETQLVTREVVKYEPDPLQEKEFDRLRKNVREEAQIRRTIEEMVFDLKNKYIQLERQKPEEKVVVQEVVRLQKDPRQMVEHERLSRNLDEEVTNRRQLELELQQLRTKVEEKERILRESVERQKRIQVESEVREIKLRISQLENAPPPVEENIVVEEVLKVERDPKLERLTSSLRSDMDKETSDILRLQREVRNINIKLEILQKEKSSERTVYKEVVRVEKDQAVEAERDRLREQVSQSKFARQDLEDELRRLNDKIQFLMNSKSSTSREETTLIMNRDALQREKEDLTRELRTLDGKRHDISLSFQQQSRLMSERTQMSRQRSIKMESDVMRLERNILDEKDKIHQRDSIIRELIQNLQREESAETRTKETNVSTKITILDPVTGKDMSPYDAYLQGLIDRPQYIHLQELECDWEEITSLGPDGEISVLQDRKSGKQYSIKDALKEGRLTEYDLQQYKQGKIPISEFALLVAGDNKKQSQFNSITPKSTTSLNSAPFNLSSAKETYPIAGIIDTDTDTCYTIRNATVRKLIDSTTAQRLLEAQASTGGIIDISNKGRYTVHKAANRALIEDSQIQRLLNAQKAFTGVEDPVTKECLSLGEAVQKGWMPKDNAIRFMEAQHLTGGLVNPDSGHRVSILDAVASKMIDNTIMRDLQTESTYVKDIMDPITKKKINYKQALDLCRKDPNTGLPMLPASSKESGYSPVYNSTRYARF; translated from the exons CAGATAAGCTGGGTGAAGCTGAGGGCCTGCTGGAGAAGCTCTTCATAGATGTTGACAAAGCCAAGAAGCTAAAACATCCACAAGCCACAGACATAGAGAGCGA TGTCCATCATCTTCATGAGCGCTGGCTGAAGGACTGTACCGTCTACAGAGACATCTACGAGCAGATTGATGACGTGTCACGGATGCCCTTAATTGACTGGGGGCCTGTTTTAAGTGAGAAGCAA AAACTGGTGGATGTGGAGCAGTTCGGCCCTAGTATGGCTGATCTGGAGAAGCAGATTGCTGCTCACAACATCATACACAAAGAGATTGAAGCCTACAACACACAGCTCTGCCTCGCTTCTGCTGGCAGCAAG GAGAAATACGACGCTCtgaaaaaacagtacaacaacTTATCG GACAACTCCAAGTGGCGCCGCCACTATCTCAATAGCCTGTACGAGTACATGCAGGGCTGCAACAAGGAGCTGAACTTCCTGGCAGAAGAGCAGAATAAGATCAAAAAGCAAGACTGGAGTGACCATATGGTGGACCCGCCTGACGTTCGCAGGCAGTATGAG AATTTCAAGAACAACAGTCTGCTGTCCCACGAGGCCGAGGTGAACAAACTCCAGGATGAAGGCGAGAGACTTGTTGAACTGAAGCACCCTGCCAGCAACACAATACAG GCTCAAAGAGATGATGTGCGAAATGAGTGGCAGAAATTCCTCAATCTCTGCATTTGTCAAGAGACACACCTGGACAGCGTGGAGGATTTCAAAAGG TACCAATATGACAGCGAGCAGCTGTCAGAGTCACTGACCAAGCTCAACGGCACCCTGGACCCCAAGACTCTCAGCAAGAAGAGCAAAACTGAGAAACTGCTGCAGCTTGAG GCGGAGGAGAAAGATGTGCAGAAATGTGAACAGCTGCTGGCCGACCTGAGGAAACGCAGCACCACCATCGCTCCGCTGAAACTGCGACGTACGACCCCCAGCAGAGCCATCACTGTGGAGTCCCTGTGCGACTGGGAAACGGACACG GATTCTCTGCAAAGAGGAGACAAGTTCACCTTAAAATCAAACTCAGACACTGAGAACTGGAATGTCATTTCCACTGatggaaaaactaaaaaattcCCAGGAGTTTGCTTCCAGATCCCACCACCTGACTCAGAGGCCATTGATAAAGTGGACCT TTTGGGCCAGGAGCTTGCAGACATCAAGAAGAGAAGAGCCGCTCTGGCCGACTCCCTGAAGAATAACAAATCAGAAATCTCCAGGGCCCAGCAGTTAG CCCCAGTGTCTGCTGCCCCCATGGACCCCAAAGTAACAGCCCTCTCTCAGCAGCTGGACAAGCTGGACAATGACCTGGCAAAAGCTGAGGAGAGCATGCTGAGCCGTCTGCGAGCCCCGCTGAGCCGCAGTGATCCCGCGGGTGATCTGGCCAAAAGGATGAAGGAGCAGGAG CAAACTGCTCAGACACTTCAGGCtctacagcagcagcaacaggctGCACAGGCTGGCATGCAGCCCCTGCTGTCTAAAGATCCCAACAGTACCTCTTCGGGGCTGCCACTCAAACTCAGTGCTGCCAGCAACAAGTCTGACAACCTTGCTGCACTTGCTGATCTTTACAATAAGAA AGCAAATGCCTCACTTAACCTGGAGAAACAGATCAAGAAGGTGGATGGTCTCGTCTCCGGCTTTGAGAAAAGGCTGAGTGAAGATGGTCCGATCCCTGATGGCCCAAAAGCAATTCAAACCCGTGCTGAGGAAATTCAT AGCCAGCAAAAGTCTGTGGCAGCTGCTCAGAGCGACATGAAGAAGCTCAGCAAGGATCTGGAgaccacagagcagctgtgcagctcTCTGCAGCAGGGCTACCAGGAGTACTGCCCGGACATCCAGCGCCAGAAAACAGAAGTCAAGCAGCTACAAGCACGTTACACCAACGTTGCCAACCAGCTGAAGGACAG AGAAAGCACCTTACTCGAAACTGCAGGAAAGAACCAGGAGTTCCAGAGCACATGTAAATCCCTGAACTCATTCTTGGACAACCTGCCAACAAACAAGATAAGCCCCAATGACGATCTGTCTCAGATTGCTGCTAAGAAGAGCTCTCAAGAG AGGGTGATGGACGACCTGAAGCGGAAGGAAGGTGACATGGAAAAGGTGACAAGCCTCTCTCAAGACCTGCAGGATCTCCTCAGT GAGTACGAGACCAACGTTGACAAGTACAACAGTACGCTTGAGGACGCTGGCGCCACCGTTCCGAAGAAACCACGTATGCCCGCACTGTCTGAGGCTATTCAGAAAGAg GAAAAGAGTCTGGTGAACCGCTACGCTGAAACAAAAGCCGAAAACGCCCAGCGCCAAAAACAGATGGGCCTGGCTGAGAATCTCATATCACGA AATGAAGAGACAGTTCAAGCAGTGGCACAGCAGCAAGTGCGGTCTGAAAGGAGTGCTTTTGAGTTAGATGGTCTAGTAaaagagctggaggaggagaaggagaggaggaaTCATGTTGAGACAAACCTGAGAACTTTCAAAGACAGGTTTTTGTCTTTGAAGAGTCGCCGTGGAGTTGAACGTGTCGAGGAGAAAGAAGTACTAAAGTACTACCGTGACCCAAAAGTGGAAGGTGATCTGAGGGATCTGCAGCAGAGGCTACATGAGGAAATCTTGAAGCGCACCACCATACAAACTGAGGTTGAGGttacaaacaaaaaagtcaccACCCTGGCGGAAACCGTAAAGAGCGCTCCACCAAAACTGGTGACTAGAGAGGTGACAGAGTTTGAGAAAGATCCTCAGCTGGATATAGAGGCTGCTAAGCTGAGAGATCAAATAGCAAGGATGAGAGAAGAAATTCGGGTGAGGGATGGGGAGCATATTCAAATGAAGACAGAAGTAACAATTCTCCAGCAGAAGAGGCCAACAATCAAAGAGAGGGTGGTTAAGAAGGAAGTGGTTAAAGTGGAGAAAGACCCAGAGATGCTGAGAGCAGTGCGAACATTTGAGACAGAAATTTCTGATGAGAGCAAAAGGACCAAGCTCCTCCATGATGAAATCTTCCAAACAAGGAGTCAGATAAATGCACTTGAGAGGCTGATTCCTAACATTGAGCCTAAGATAATCActaaagaagtcaaaaagattGAACAAGACAAAGACCTAATCAACGAATCCCAGAATATTCGAACAAACCTGGAGGAAGAAAGAATTGAAAACAACTCTCTGACCAAGGAATTGACGGTACTCCACAACCGTTACAGAGAAGTTCACGAATGGAAACCCAGAGTTGAGGTGAAGGAAATTGTTAACGAGATCTACAGGATAGACCCAAACACAGAGGTGGAGATAATGCGGCTCCGCAAAGAGATACAAGACTGCAGCAAGCAGCGCTCTGACCTTGAAAGAGAGCTCACCAAGGTGACAACTGAACTCAACATCATTCGGTCAGAGAAGCCAAGAATTGAAACAAAAGAAGTTTTCCAAGAGGTGGTTAAAGAGGAAAGAAGCCCCGAAAATGAGAGAGAAATTCAGAGGCTAAATGACCAGGTGCATAATTTACACAGCAATTACGACTCCCTCCAGGACCAGCTGAGAATGCTCCGGAAAGAGAGAGATGAGTGGAAGGCTGAAAAGTCAAAGGTAGAGACCCAACTTGTCACCAGAGAAGTTGTTAAGTATGAGCCCGATCCACTCCAAGAGAAGGAGTTTGACCGCTTGAGAAAGAATGTGCGGGAAGAGGCACAGATTCGGCGCACCATTGAAGAGATGGTGTTTgacctgaaaaataaatacatccaGTTGGAGAGACAGAAACCAGAAGAGAAGGTGGTTGTCCAAGAGGTTGTTCGTTTGCAGAAAGACCCAAGGCAAATGGTTGAGCACGAAAGACTTAGCAGGAACCTGGATGAAGAAGTAACGAACCGGCGTCAGTTAGAACTGGAGCTACAACAGTTAAGAACAAAggtggaagagaaagagaggatcCTCAGAGAGAGTGTTGAACGCCAAAAGAGGATTCAAGTGGAGTCTGAAGTCAGAGAGATTAAACTGCGCATCTCACAGCTGGAAAATGCCCCACCACCTGTTGAGGAAAACATAGTTGTCGAGGAGGTGCTCAAGGTGGAGAGAGACCCGAAACTGGAGAGGCTGACAAGCAGTCTGCGTTCAGACATGGACAAGGAAACCAGTGATATTTTGAGACTGCAGAGAGAAGTCCGTAACATCAACATAAAGCTTGAAATCTTGCAGAAAGAGAAGTCCAGTGAGAGGACAGTCTACAAAGAGGTTGTCCGTGTTGAAAAAGACCAGGCAGTTGAGGCTGAGAGGGATCGCCTGAGAGAACAGGTGTCTCAGAGTAAATTTGCCAGACAAGACCTCGAGGATGAACTTAGACGTCTCAATGACAAAATCCAATTCCTAATGAACAGCAAATCTTCTACTTCAAGAGAGGAGACAACCCTGATTATGAACCGAGATGCCTtacagagagagaaggaagacctCACTCGTGAACTTAGAACCCTCGATGGCAAGAGGCACGATATCAGCCTGTCCTTCCAGCAGCAGAGCCGACTGATGAGTGAAAGAACACAGATGAGCAGACAGAGAAGCATTAAGATGGAGTCTGATGTCATGCGTTTGGAGAGGAACATCTTGGATGAAAAAGACAAGATCCATCAGCGAGACAGCATAATCCGTGAGCTTATACAGAACCTGCAGAGAGAGGAGAGTGCAGAAACAAGAACCAAAGAGACCAATGTCTCTACAAAGATCACGATTTTGGACCCAGTTACCGGCAAAGACATGTCTCCTTATGATGCCTACCTTCAGGGCTTGATTGATCGTCCGCAGTACATTCACCTGCAGGAGCTCGAGTGTGACTGGGAGGAGATCACTTCATTGGGACCTGATGGGGAGATATCTGTACTCCAGGATCGCAAGAGTGGAAAGCAGTACTCCATCAAAGATGCGCTGAAGGAAGGAAGATTGACAGAATATGATCTGCAACAGTACAAACAAGGAAAAATTCCCATCTCAGAGTTTGCCCTGCTAGTCGCTGGTGACAACAAGAAGCAGTCCCAGTTCAATTCAATCACCCCAAAATCCACCACATCACTGAATTCAGCACCGTTTAACCTATCTTCTGCCAAAGAAACCTACCCAATTGCTGGAATAATAGATACAGACACTGACACCTGCTATACAATACGCAATGCCACTGTGCGTAAGCTAATTGATTCCACAACTGCCCAAAGACTTCTGGAGGCTCAGGCATCAACAGGAGGCATCATTGACATCAGCAATAAAGGGAGATACACGGTTCACAAGGCAGCAAACAGAGCCCTCATCGAGGATAGTCAAATCCAAAGACTGCTCAATGCACAGAAGGCTTTCACTGGAGTCGAAGACCCTGTGACCAAAGAGTGTTTGTCTCTGGGAGAGGCTGTTCAGAAAGGCTGGATGCCAAAGGACAATGCCATTCGCTTCATGGAGGCTCAGCACCTGACCGGAGGGCTAGTCAATCCAGACAGTGGTCACAGAGTTAGCATCTTGGATGCCGTTGCGTCCAAAATGATCGACAACACAATAATGAGAGACCTGCAAACTGAGTCCACCTACGTCAAGGATATTATGGACCCAAtcacaaagaagaaaatcaacTACAAGCAAGCTCTGGATCTCTGCAGGAAAGACCCAAATACAGGCTTACCAATGCTGCCTGCCTCCTCCAAAGAGTCTGGTTATAGTCCAGTGTACAATTCAACCAGATATGCAAGATTTTAG
- the ten1 gene encoding CST complex subunit TEN1, with translation MLPSAAVFYFPWEINSGSVEEGQSVRTFGRLVCYQPEESRATLSTQHASKEHCVVVHTLFVEPFNPITGAQYIVLGEIEKDEGVGAMVRARVLNCVDGVNIALLQKAITEQRNFFTERERKQGAQPADAT, from the exons ATGCTGCCCTCAGCTGCAGTTTTTTATTTCCCCTGGGAAATAAACTCTGGAAGCGTGGAGGAAGGACAATCAGTCAGAACATTTGGCAG ACTTGTATGCTATCAGCCCGAGGAGTCCAGGGCTACGCTGTCAACACAGCATGCTTCTAAAGAGCACTGTGTGGTTGTCCACACCTTGTTTGTGGAGCCCTTCAACCCAATAACTGGAGCCCAGTACATTGTGCTGGGTGAGATAGAAAAGGATGAGG GCGTCGGTGCAATGGTCCGTGCCCGTGTGCTGAACTGTGTTGACGGTGTAAACATTGCCCTTCTGCAGAAAGCCATCACTGAACAAAGAAACTTCTTCACAGAGAGGGAACGCAAACAGGGTGCACAACCTGCAGATGCAACGTGA